From Burkholderia sp. WP9, a single genomic window includes:
- a CDS encoding DUF445 domain-containing protein — translation MNKAIELKKAKRTPLLLLLAAACVFVVTAFMPRGVWVDGIKAIAEAAMVGALADWFAVAALFRRVPIPLVSAHTAIIPRNKHKIADNLAVFVKDKFLDVPSLVGLIQKHDPAQSITGWLTQPANTARLGDYVVKLTSGILELTDDVRIQVFIKDALRDVLAKVDLSQSMGAILDTLTKDGRHQELLDAGIEQVIALLREPQAREFIAERIVDWVKSEYPKMEMILPSAWLGEKGAEALANAVNRMLEQISENPTHQLREKFDDAAHKLIDKLKTDPAFLQKGEELKRYLVEGDALSSYVKDMWGELRAWLKRDLQSSDSALHARVMAMGQWVGRELAHDPALRQSLNDHLEEAARTMAPDFAQFLTRHISDTVKNWDSRDMSRQIELNIGKDLQYIRINGTIVGGFIGLLLYGSSQLFELLRLHLR, via the coding sequence ATGAACAAAGCCATCGAACTGAAAAAAGCCAAGCGCACACCCTTACTCCTGTTGCTCGCGGCCGCCTGCGTTTTCGTGGTCACCGCGTTCATGCCGCGCGGCGTCTGGGTGGACGGCATCAAGGCGATCGCCGAGGCCGCGATGGTCGGCGCGCTCGCCGACTGGTTCGCCGTGGCCGCCCTGTTTCGCCGCGTGCCGATCCCGCTCGTCTCCGCCCATACCGCGATCATTCCGAGGAACAAGCACAAGATCGCCGACAACCTCGCGGTCTTCGTGAAGGACAAGTTTCTGGATGTGCCTTCGCTGGTCGGCCTGATCCAGAAACACGACCCGGCGCAAAGCATTACCGGCTGGCTCACGCAGCCGGCCAACACCGCGCGGTTGGGCGACTACGTCGTCAAACTGACCAGCGGCATTCTGGAATTGACCGACGACGTGCGCATTCAGGTCTTCATCAAGGACGCGCTGCGCGACGTGCTGGCCAAGGTGGACCTGTCGCAGTCGATGGGCGCCATTCTCGACACGCTCACCAAGGACGGCCGCCATCAGGAACTGCTCGACGCCGGCATCGAACAGGTCATCGCGCTGCTGCGCGAGCCGCAGGCGCGCGAGTTCATCGCCGAGCGCATCGTCGATTGGGTGAAGAGCGAATACCCGAAGATGGAGATGATCCTGCCTTCGGCATGGCTCGGCGAGAAAGGCGCGGAAGCGCTTGCCAACGCGGTGAACCGCATGCTCGAACAGATCAGCGAAAACCCGACGCACCAGCTTCGCGAGAAGTTCGATGACGCCGCGCACAAACTGATCGACAAGCTCAAGACCGATCCCGCCTTCCTGCAAAAAGGCGAGGAACTGAAACGCTACCTGGTGGAAGGCGACGCGCTCAGTTCGTATGTAAAAGACATGTGGGGCGAATTGCGTGCGTGGCTCAAGCGCGATCTGCAAAGCAGCGACTCGGCCTTGCATGCGCGCGTGATGGCGATGGGTCAATGGGTCGGACGCGAACTCGCGCACGATCCGGCGTTGCGCCAGTCGCTCAACGACCACCTCGAAGAAGCGGCGCGCACCATGGCGCCGGACTTTGCGCAATTCCTTACGCGGCATATCAGCGATACCGTCAAAAACTGGGACTCGCGCGACATGTCACGGCAGATCGAACTGAACATCGGGAAGGATCTGCAATACATACGGATTAACGGGACGATTGTCGGCGGCTTTATCGGCCTGCTGCTGTATGGGAGCTCGCAACTGTTCGAGCTGCTGCGCCTGCACTTGCGATAG
- a CDS encoding metallophosphoesterase — protein MIRFLHTADWQIGTQFGQFEPDEAAHLAEARFETVRRIAAEAAARKVDAVLVAGDVFDLQTVSDTVIRRLFGALQGFTGPWIMLPGNHDAALVESVWTRAQRLNCIAPNVRVVLEPGVVLLDDCRCALLCAPLTQRITYDDTTGFFDTTQTPPGYHRVGLAHGSVSGILQEGIDSSNPIAPTRAASARLDYLALGDWHGHLRVDERTWYAGTHEQDRFRANDPGFMLDVTLAEPGASPVVEPVRVGQYQWHRWDETIAVPTDVDSLKARLATLGSHDVLRVAVGGTAALADAEALHVAVEEARARVRALRVDLSGLQVLPTADDLAELGAQSGYLAKVVARLRGLQEDPQSDPQAVKRAAEALLLLARFQRELPREARSA, from the coding sequence GTGATCAGGTTTCTGCACACCGCGGACTGGCAGATAGGCACGCAATTCGGCCAGTTCGAGCCGGACGAGGCGGCGCACCTTGCCGAAGCGCGCTTCGAGACCGTGCGCAGGATCGCCGCCGAAGCCGCCGCGCGCAAAGTCGACGCCGTGCTCGTGGCCGGCGACGTATTCGATCTGCAAACGGTCTCGGACACGGTGATTCGCCGTCTGTTCGGCGCGCTGCAAGGCTTCACCGGACCGTGGATCATGTTGCCGGGCAATCACGACGCCGCGCTCGTCGAGAGCGTATGGACGCGTGCCCAGCGCCTGAACTGCATCGCGCCGAATGTGCGCGTGGTGCTCGAACCGGGCGTGGTGTTGCTGGACGACTGCCGGTGCGCGTTGCTGTGCGCGCCGCTGACGCAACGCATCACCTACGACGACACCACCGGTTTCTTCGATACCACGCAGACGCCACCCGGCTATCACCGCGTCGGGCTCGCGCACGGCAGCGTGAGCGGGATTCTGCAGGAGGGCATCGACTCGTCCAATCCGATCGCGCCGACGCGTGCCGCGAGCGCCCGTCTGGACTATCTGGCGCTCGGCGACTGGCACGGCCATCTGCGCGTCGACGAGCGCACGTGGTATGCCGGCACACACGAGCAGGACCGCTTCCGCGCCAATGATCCGGGCTTCATGCTCGACGTCACGCTGGCTGAGCCGGGCGCGTCGCCGGTGGTCGAGCCGGTGCGGGTCGGACAATATCAATGGCATCGCTGGGACGAAACCATCGCCGTGCCGACCGATGTGGATTCGCTAAAGGCACGCCTCGCCACCCTGGGCAGTCACGACGTGCTGCGCGTTGCAGTCGGCGGCACGGCCGCGCTCGCCGATGCCGAAGCGCTTCACGTCGCGGTGGAAGAAGCGCGCGCCCGCGTGCGGGCCTTGCGCGTCGATCTGAGCGGCCTGCAAGTGCTGCCCACCGCCGACGACCTCGCCGAACTCGGCGCGCAAAGCGGCTATCTCGCCAAGGTGGTGGCGCGTCTGCGTGGCTTGCAGGAAGACCCGCAGTCCGACCCGCAAGCGGTCAAGCGCGCGGCGGAAGCATTGCTGCTTCTGGCGCGTTTCCAACGTGAACTGCCGCGCGAAGCGAGGTCCGCATGA
- a CDS encoding AAA family ATPase — protein sequence MKLQSIAIQEFKQFTGRLVIDDLQPGLNLFVGPNEAGKSTIAEAVRAVFLERYKASHLKDLLPWGKASGQPSVEVSFELDGAACRLSKQFVTRQRCELKIGQSVFGEDEAEDKLAALLGFSRAARGPLKAENAGVPGLLWVQQGGTQEVRDSTGHAAQYLRDALSQLSGGSESAGEDALIAAVQRELRQLLTARTQKSTGPLAEAEQTLARVIEERDELEQQRQQFEENIARLAAQQEAFDDTQRKRPWELHEQKALQAQQRADAAAELERNLQGLAQALKASEAELALPLQQEQNALELEAAVARERQQLDALRASVAAVQAEHAQAAASVAQFEQAFADANRALELANAAVTVADLRSQIELYRAESERLEASIAAAAKANDAMLEAARVAATLEIDEAKLKRLAALGSELTVLRARTEAAMTRIEYRLHGAMTVDDKPVSGEGVLRLDGEKRIGLGSLGELRVVPGVSDLPARLSELASLEAQHAQLLQALGVASLGEGESRHEQWKALVAQQKSQAKILEVHAPQGIEALRAAAATAAARMQAANERLASLPDVSTAAPLDEARRNAEIARDALEAARKVLTQAAEKRSTGVANAESLAAQLQRKDAQLSDETFRRNREQWQTKIVEQRVQVEALRKQREGRERELEAARLDDPAAEAKRYRASAELARSEQNERQVRIAGLRSQLETVGASGLGERLAVLKAKVEQATRRRDELSLRASALSLLDEVLVDERDAAVAQLRAPLTERLGHYLKRIFPQSTIALGDDLSPATLDRFGRADTLDALSFGTREQLGILTRLAYADLLKASGRPTLLMLDDAAVHTDAARRDAIKRALIDAATRHQILVFTCHPELWDDLGVRQRAIDDLKVAA from the coding sequence ATGAAGCTGCAAAGTATCGCGATCCAGGAATTCAAGCAGTTCACCGGGCGGCTCGTCATCGACGACCTGCAGCCCGGTCTCAATCTTTTCGTCGGCCCGAACGAGGCCGGTAAGAGCACGATTGCCGAAGCCGTACGCGCCGTGTTTCTGGAGCGCTACAAGGCCTCGCATCTGAAAGACCTGCTGCCGTGGGGCAAGGCGAGCGGACAGCCGTCGGTCGAAGTGAGTTTCGAGCTGGACGGCGCGGCATGCCGGCTGTCGAAGCAGTTCGTCACGCGGCAGCGCTGCGAACTCAAGATCGGCCAGAGCGTGTTCGGCGAGGATGAAGCTGAAGACAAGCTCGCGGCCTTGCTGGGTTTTTCGCGCGCCGCGCGTGGACCGCTGAAGGCAGAGAATGCGGGCGTTCCTGGTTTATTGTGGGTGCAGCAAGGCGGCACGCAGGAAGTGCGCGATTCCACCGGTCACGCCGCTCAGTATTTGCGCGATGCGCTGTCGCAACTCTCGGGCGGCAGCGAATCCGCCGGTGAGGACGCGCTGATCGCCGCCGTGCAGCGCGAGCTTCGGCAACTGCTTACCGCGCGCACGCAGAAGTCCACCGGGCCGCTCGCCGAAGCCGAACAGACCCTCGCCCGGGTGATCGAAGAGCGCGATGAACTGGAGCAGCAGCGTCAACAGTTCGAGGAGAACATCGCGCGGCTTGCCGCGCAGCAGGAAGCCTTCGACGACACGCAGCGCAAGCGCCCCTGGGAGCTTCACGAGCAGAAAGCCTTGCAGGCGCAGCAGCGCGCCGATGCCGCGGCTGAACTCGAACGCAACCTGCAAGGGCTCGCGCAAGCGCTCAAGGCGAGTGAGGCCGAACTGGCGCTGCCGTTGCAACAGGAGCAGAACGCACTCGAACTGGAAGCCGCCGTCGCGCGCGAGCGGCAGCAACTCGACGCGCTGCGGGCGAGCGTGGCGGCGGTGCAGGCCGAGCACGCACAAGCCGCAGCCAGCGTGGCGCAATTCGAGCAGGCTTTTGCCGATGCGAACCGCGCGCTCGAGTTGGCCAATGCGGCAGTGACGGTGGCCGATCTGCGCAGCCAGATTGAGCTCTATCGGGCCGAGAGCGAGCGGCTCGAAGCGTCGATCGCCGCTGCCGCCAAAGCTAACGACGCAATGCTGGAAGCTGCGCGCGTCGCGGCCACGCTCGAAATCGACGAGGCGAAACTGAAACGGCTCGCCGCGCTCGGCAGCGAGTTGACCGTGCTGCGCGCGCGCACCGAAGCCGCGATGACGCGCATCGAATACCGCCTGCACGGCGCGATGACCGTTGACGATAAACCGGTGAGCGGTGAAGGCGTGCTACGTCTGGACGGGGAGAAGCGGATCGGCCTCGGCTCGCTCGGCGAATTGCGGGTGGTGCCGGGCGTCTCCGATCTGCCTGCGCGATTGTCCGAACTCGCGTCGCTCGAAGCGCAACATGCGCAGTTGTTGCAGGCGCTCGGCGTGGCGTCGCTCGGCGAGGGCGAATCGCGGCATGAACAGTGGAAGGCGCTGGTCGCCCAGCAGAAAAGCCAGGCGAAGATTCTTGAGGTGCACGCGCCGCAGGGCATCGAGGCACTGCGCGCGGCGGCGGCAACGGCTGCGGCGCGCATGCAGGCGGCCAATGAGCGGCTGGCGAGTCTGCCCGACGTCTCGACCGCGGCGCCGCTCGACGAGGCTCGCCGCAACGCCGAAATCGCACGCGACGCGTTGGAGGCTGCGCGAAAAGTGTTGACGCAGGCGGCCGAAAAAAGATCGACCGGCGTGGCCAATGCGGAATCACTTGCGGCTCAGTTGCAGCGGAAGGACGCGCAATTGAGCGACGAAACTTTCCGTCGGAACCGCGAACAGTGGCAGACGAAAATCGTCGAACAGCGCGTGCAGGTCGAGGCGTTGCGTAAGCAGCGCGAAGGGCGTGAGCGCGAGCTGGAAGCCGCGCGCCTCGATGATCCGGCGGCGGAGGCGAAGCGCTATCGCGCGTCGGCGGAACTCGCGCGCAGCGAGCAGAACGAGCGGCAAGTGCGGATCGCGGGCTTGCGCAGCCAACTGGAGACCGTGGGCGCGTCGGGGCTTGGCGAGCGTCTGGCGGTGCTCAAGGCCAAAGTCGAACAGGCCACGCGGCGCCGGGACGAACTCAGCTTGCGCGCGAGCGCGTTGAGTCTGCTCGACGAAGTGCTGGTGGACGAACGCGACGCCGCAGTCGCGCAATTGCGCGCGCCGTTGACCGAACGGCTCGGGCATTATCTGAAGCGGATTTTCCCGCAGTCGACGATCGCGCTCGGCGACGATTTGAGTCCCGCCACGCTGGATCGCTTTGGCCGTGCGGACACGCTCGATGCGCTGAGCTTCGGCACGCGCGAACAGCTCGGCATTCTGACGCGGCTTGCCTATGCGGATTTGCTGAAGGCATCAGGCCGGCCGACCTTGCTGATGCTCGACGACGCGGCCGTGCATACCGACGCCGCGCGACGCGACGCCATCAAGCGCGCGCTGATCGACGCGGCCACGCGGCATCAGATTCTGGTGTTCACTTGTCATCCCGAGCTGTGGGACGATCTCGGCGTGAGGCAGCGGGCGATTGATGATCTGAAGGTGGCGGCCTAG
- a CDS encoding type VI secretion system tube protein Hcp: MAQDTFIKIDGIDGESQDGSHLNEIDVIGWRWKVSQASTMMSGSGGGAGKATVSDLEFTHKLDRASPNLTRFCFTGKHINQVRLTVRKAGGLPFEYLKITMHDVVITQVEPIGGGDECHEEVHLSFSTMKHEYFVQNALGGSGGAVTATLYIKNNTAN; encoded by the coding sequence ATGGCGCAGGATACCTTCATCAAGATTGACGGCATCGACGGCGAATCGCAGGACGGGTCGCATCTGAACGAAATCGACGTAATCGGTTGGCGCTGGAAGGTTTCACAGGCCTCGACCATGATGTCGGGTTCCGGCGGCGGCGCGGGCAAGGCTACCGTTTCAGACCTGGAGTTCACTCACAAGCTCGACCGCGCGAGTCCGAATCTGACCAGGTTCTGTTTCACGGGCAAGCATATTAATCAGGTGCGGTTGACCGTGCGCAAGGCCGGGGGACTGCCATTCGAATACCTGAAGATCACGATGCACGACGTGGTCATTACCCAGGTCGAACCGATCGGCGGTGGCGACGAATGCCACGAAGAGGTTCATCTTTCCTTTTCGACAATGAAGCATGAGTACTTCGTGCAGAACGCGCTGGGGGGAAGCGGCGGTGCGGTAACCGCGACGCTTTATATCAAGAACAACACTGCAAATTGA
- a CDS encoding DUF2778 domain-containing protein: MPVKCTFVLNREVTSSFICDGTVSVAAFSGNGRGRDNPDDVAVPNVGPLPKGVYYLVDRQSGGFIGPMRDLFNQYGGSTDRRSWFMLWNPVSGDTTNIDGIKRGNFRLHPMGSLRLSEGCITVKDPNDFDRLQKYIRSRGRTLPVPRTTMKAYGTVEVK; this comes from the coding sequence ATGCCGGTCAAGTGTACTTTTGTTCTTAACAGGGAGGTCACTTCCTCGTTCATTTGCGACGGAACCGTGTCGGTAGCCGCGTTTTCTGGAAACGGTCGGGGCCGGGACAATCCTGACGATGTTGCCGTGCCGAATGTCGGCCCTTTACCCAAGGGTGTCTATTACTTGGTCGATCGGCAATCAGGCGGATTCATCGGGCCGATGCGTGACTTATTCAATCAGTATGGCGGGTCCACCGACAGGCGGAGCTGGTTCATGTTATGGAATCCTGTCTCTGGAGACACGACTAACATTGATGGCATTAAACGCGGCAATTTCAGGTTGCACCCAATGGGGTCACTCCGATTGAGCGAAGGATGTATCACCGTCAAGGATCCGAACGATTTTGACCGCCTACAAAAGTACATTCGTTCGCGCGGCCGCACACTGCCCGTCCCTCGAACGACAATGAAGGCCTATGGAACGGTCGAAGTGAAATGA
- the cobJ gene encoding precorrin-3B C(17)-methyltransferase: MNAPAIVILGAGALATARRIQALYADSRVHGLRGRVEADVAYSELGAHLRELYARGTPIVALCAAGIVIRCVAPLLANKGVEPPVLAVAEDGSAVVPLLGGLAGVNVMAREMAAMLAVPPAITTSGELRFGTCVLNPPDGYTLADVGQGKRFVSDLLAGESTRIEGDAPWLDDAQLPRSDSARLAIRVTPRAWDGREDELVIHPRSVVAAVMGAGADAGAGADASASASAGIVARVQEALDTHGLAPLSLAALLASSECMGDPALAEAAANLNVPLRFALTRPEDGEPPGNLLHAALRIPYETLHNDSTAGVALALAPLAIDPDTIGRVRGRLTVIGLGPGSADLMVPAARTALNEATDILGYDTYVKMAGPLRADQRVHGTDNREELQRARHAFELASEGRAVVMVSSGDPGVFAMAAAVLEVLEASQNTDWAAVELSIVPGVSAAMATAAQAGAPLGHDFCMLSLSDNLKPWAIIEKRLRHAAEADLVMAFYNPISRARPWQLDKALDIVREYRRAQTQVVLGRDIGRPGSTLRTITLGELRSSDVDMRTMVIVGSSTTRRFGNADEGGEWVYTPRWYE, encoded by the coding sequence ATGAACGCGCCCGCGATCGTGATTCTCGGCGCGGGCGCGTTGGCGACAGCGCGACGCATTCAGGCGCTGTATGCGGATAGCCGGGTGCACGGCTTGCGCGGACGTGTCGAGGCGGACGTGGCTTACAGCGAACTCGGCGCGCATTTGCGGGAACTGTATGCGCGCGGCACGCCGATCGTCGCGTTGTGCGCGGCGGGTATCGTGATTCGCTGCGTCGCGCCGTTGTTGGCGAACAAAGGCGTCGAGCCGCCGGTGCTGGCCGTTGCCGAAGACGGCAGCGCGGTCGTCCCACTGCTCGGCGGTCTCGCCGGCGTCAACGTGATGGCGCGCGAGATGGCCGCGATGTTGGCCGTGCCGCCTGCCATCACGACGAGCGGCGAGTTGCGTTTTGGCACCTGCGTGCTCAATCCGCCTGATGGTTATACGCTCGCCGACGTCGGGCAAGGAAAACGCTTCGTGTCGGATCTGCTGGCTGGCGAAAGCACGCGTATCGAAGGCGACGCGCCGTGGCTCGATGACGCGCAACTGCCCCGCTCCGACTCGGCGCGCCTCGCGATTCGCGTGACGCCGCGTGCGTGGGACGGGCGCGAGGATGAGTTGGTGATTCATCCGCGAAGTGTGGTCGCGGCGGTCATGGGTGCGGGTGCGGACGCGGGTGCGGGTGCGGATGCCAGTGCCAGCGCCAGTGCCGGGATTGTGGCCCGCGTGCAGGAGGCACTCGATACGCACGGTCTCGCGCCGCTGTCCCTCGCGGCGTTACTAGCCTCGTCTGAGTGCATGGGCGATCCGGCGCTGGCCGAGGCCGCGGCGAACCTGAATGTGCCGTTGCGCTTCGCGCTGACGCGTCCCGAAGATGGCGAACCGCCGGGCAACCTGCTGCATGCCGCGCTGCGCATTCCCTACGAAACGCTGCACAACGATTCGACGGCAGGCGTGGCGCTTGCGTTGGCACCGCTCGCCATCGATCCGGACACGATCGGCCGCGTGCGTGGCCGCCTGACCGTGATCGGCCTCGGCCCCGGCAGCGCCGACCTGATGGTGCCCGCCGCGCGCACGGCGCTCAATGAAGCCACCGATATCCTCGGCTACGACACTTACGTGAAAATGGCCGGCCCGTTGCGCGCCGACCAACGCGTGCATGGCACGGACAACCGCGAGGAACTGCAGCGCGCGCGACATGCCTTCGAGTTGGCGAGCGAAGGACGCGCGGTGGTGATGGTGTCCTCGGGCGACCCCGGCGTATTCGCGATGGCCGCGGCGGTGCTAGAAGTGTTAGAGGCCTCGCAGAACACGGACTGGGCGGCGGTCGAGCTATCGATCGTGCCGGGCGTATCGGCGGCGATGGCAACGGCGGCACAAGCCGGTGCGCCGTTGGGCCACGACTTCTGCATGCTGTCGCTGTCCGACAACCTGAAGCCCTGGGCGATCATCGAAAAGCGCCTTAGGCACGCGGCCGAAGCGGATCTGGTGATGGCGTTCTACAACCCGATTTCGCGCGCACGGCCCTGGCAACTGGATAAAGCGCTGGACATCGTGCGGGAATATCGGCGTGCGCAAACGCAGGTAGTGCTGGGCCGGGACATTGGTCGGCCTGGTAGCACGCTGAGGACGATCACGCTGGGCGAACTGCGTTCGTCTGATGTGGATATGCGCACGATGGTAATCGTGGGGTCGTCCACGACGCGCAGGTTCGGCAACGCGGACGAAGGCGGCGAGTGGGTTTATACGCCGCGCTGGTATGAGTGA
- a CDS encoding precorrin-2 C(20)-methyltransferase has protein sequence MTVQGRLFGLGVGPGDPELITLKALRLLKAAPVVAYFVAKGKKGNAFSIIEAHLHDAQQHLPLVYPVTTEALEPPLSYEAIIADFYDTAAEIVAAHLDAGRDVAVICEGDPFFYGSYMYLHDRLAARYESEVVPGVCSMLGGAAVLGSPLVYRNQSLSVLSGVLPEDELRRRLADADAAVVMKLGRNFDKVRRVLGELGLADRALYVERATMGNQRIVALADVDPMASPYFSLLVVPGEKWQG, from the coding sequence ATGACCGTGCAAGGACGTTTGTTCGGACTTGGCGTCGGCCCCGGCGACCCGGAACTCATCACGCTGAAAGCACTGCGTTTGCTGAAGGCGGCGCCGGTGGTCGCGTACTTCGTCGCGAAGGGGAAGAAAGGCAACGCGTTCAGCATTATCGAAGCGCATTTACACGACGCGCAGCAGCATCTGCCGCTGGTTTATCCCGTCACCACGGAAGCGCTCGAACCGCCGCTTTCCTACGAAGCGATCATCGCCGATTTCTACGACACCGCCGCCGAAATCGTCGCCGCGCATCTCGACGCGGGTCGTGACGTCGCCGTGATCTGCGAAGGCGATCCGTTCTTCTACGGCTCGTACATGTATTTGCACGACCGGCTCGCGGCGCGCTACGAGAGCGAAGTCGTGCCCGGCGTGTGCTCGATGCTCGGCGGCGCGGCGGTGCTCGGTTCGCCGCTCGTGTACCGCAATCAGAGTTTGTCGGTGCTCTCGGGCGTGCTGCCCGAAGACGAATTGCGCCGGCGTCTGGCCGATGCCGACGCCGCCGTCGTGATGAAACTCGGCCGCAACTTCGACAAGGTGCGGCGCGTGCTGGGCGAACTCGGCCTCGCGGACCGCGCGCTCTACGTCGAACGCGCGACGATGGGCAATCAACGCATCGTTGCGCTCGCCGACGTGGATCCGATGGCGTCGCCGTATTTTTCGCTGCTCGTGGTGCCGGGGGAAAAATGGCAAGGATGA
- a CDS encoding precorrin-8X methylmutase, with the protein MLDYIRDGQEIYRQSFATIRAEADLSRIPADLEKLAVRVIHACGMVDVIDDLEFSAGAGTAGRAALAQGAPILCDAGMVAQGITRARLPANNEVICTLTHSDVPSLARELGNTRSAAALELWRPHLAGSVVVIGNAPTALFHLLDMLDAGAPRPALILGFPVGFVGAAESKAMLAENSRGVPYVVVHGRRGGSAMAAAAVNALATEVE; encoded by the coding sequence ATGCTTGATTACATTCGCGACGGTCAGGAGATCTATCGCCAATCCTTCGCGACGATCCGCGCGGAGGCCGACTTGTCGCGCATTCCCGCCGACCTCGAAAAACTCGCGGTGCGTGTGATCCACGCGTGCGGCATGGTCGATGTGATCGACGATCTGGAGTTTTCCGCAGGCGCGGGCACGGCGGGCCGTGCGGCGCTCGCGCAAGGCGCGCCGATCCTGTGCGATGCCGGCATGGTCGCGCAAGGCATCACGCGCGCGCGGTTGCCGGCGAACAACGAAGTCATCTGCACGCTCACGCACTCGGACGTGCCGTCGCTCGCACGCGAACTCGGCAATACGCGCTCCGCGGCCGCGCTCGAATTGTGGCGGCCGCATCTGGCGGGTAGCGTCGTCGTGATCGGCAATGCGCCGACCGCGCTGTTTCATCTGCTCGATATGCTCGACGCGGGCGCGCCCCGGCCTGCCCTGATCCTCGGCTTCCCGGTGGGCTTTGTCGGCGCGGCCGAATCGAAAGCCATGCTCGCGGAAAACAGCCGCGGTGTGCCCTATGTGGTCGTGCACGGCCGTCGCGGCGGCAGCGCCATGGCGGCGGCCGCCGTGAACGCGCTGGCAACGGAGGTCGAATAA
- the cobG gene encoding precorrin-3B synthase: MLGPSRDAKPVSVLNHASPSTIVSNAAATPRPSACPGLLRIVAARDGGLCRIKLPGGELSAAQARAIAAACARHAAGAIELTNRANLQVRGVKPGEEAALIAALVAAGLGPMPSSAAAKASDTSAAIAADDVRNVMISPAAGRDPSALFDTRPLCADLLSMLQSETRFAALSPKFALLLDGGERLAKVDHPHDVWLAASQEPDGVRFIFGLAGCPPASASAGSPTQYDDTGSPDPAAQPGAHSTAALAALLPSQVPALVRALLFTFLELAPADATRMRHLLAGHCADALLHHAQRYVHFPLTRDASLAHWRRAAPADASLRLGVHPQRGPGASHVGGQPTLGRLDAGTLRALAALSQQHGNGTLRFTPWQSVLLPDIATHAVPAVLSGLTTLGLATDPAQAITRLIACAGSSGCAKSLADTKADALRLAARLPDGVDVHLSGCSRSCAAAHCAPYTLLAAAPGLYDLYRRDGRPGFGQCVARQLTIDQAADMFERLARSNTDA; the protein is encoded by the coding sequence ATGCTCGGGCCGTCGCGCGACGCTAAACCGGTGTCCGTCTTGAATCATGCTTCGCCTTCCACCATTGTCTCCAACGCGGCTGCGACGCCGCGGCCCTCGGCGTGTCCGGGGCTGCTGCGCATCGTGGCCGCCCGCGACGGCGGGCTTTGCCGCATCAAACTGCCTGGCGGCGAGTTGAGCGCGGCGCAGGCGCGCGCGATCGCGGCTGCCTGCGCACGCCACGCTGCCGGGGCAATCGAGCTGACCAATCGGGCGAATCTGCAGGTGCGTGGGGTGAAGCCGGGCGAGGAAGCCGCGTTGATCGCGGCGCTCGTGGCTGCCGGGCTCGGGCCCATGCCGTCGAGCGCCGCGGCGAAGGCATCGGACACATCAGCGGCAATCGCCGCCGACGACGTGCGCAACGTGATGATCAGCCCCGCTGCCGGACGCGATCCGTCAGCCCTGTTCGACACGCGCCCGCTGTGCGCCGATCTGCTTTCGATGCTGCAAAGCGAAACGCGTTTCGCGGCGCTGTCGCCGAAATTCGCGCTGCTGCTGGACGGCGGTGAACGGCTCGCGAAAGTGGATCATCCGCACGATGTCTGGCTGGCGGCGTCGCAGGAGCCGGACGGCGTGCGATTCATATTCGGGCTGGCGGGTTGTCCGCCCGCCAGCGCGTCTGCGGGCTCGCCGACGCAATACGACGATACCGGTTCGCCGGACCCGGCTGCACAACCCGGTGCGCACAGCACGGCTGCATTGGCGGCGCTTCTGCCTTCACAGGTCCCCGCTCTGGTGCGCGCGCTGCTGTTCACCTTCCTCGAACTCGCCCCCGCCGACGCCACGCGCATGCGTCACCTGCTAGCCGGCCATTGCGCCGACGCGCTCTTGCATCACGCTCAACGGTACGTCCATTTTCCGCTGACGCGAGACGCGTCGCTGGCCCACTGGCGTCGAGCCGCGCCCGCCGATGCGAGCCTGCGCCTCGGCGTCCACCCTCAACGGGGGCCCGGAGCCTCGCACGTAGGCGGCCAGCCAACGCTCGGACGCCTCGACGCCGGCACCCTGCGCGCCCTCGCCGCGCTGTCCCAGCAGCACGGTAACGGCACACTGCGTTTCACACCCTGGCAAAGCGTGCTGCTGCCCGACATCGCAACGCACGCGGTTCCCGCTGTGCTATCCGGCTTGACCACGCTCGGCCTCGCCACCGATCCCGCGCAAGCCATCACGCGCCTGATTGCCTGCGCCGGATCGAGCGGCTGTGCGAAGAGCCTCGCCGACACCAAGGCCGACGCGCTGCGCCTCGCCGCCCGCCTGCCTGACGGCGTCGACGTGCATCTGAGCGGCTGTTCCCGCTCGTGCGCCGCCGCGCATTGCGCGCCATATACGCTGCTAGCGGCGGCGCCCGGCCTCTACGACCTTTATCGACGCGACGGACGGCCCGGTTTCGGCCAGTGCGTCGCGCGCCAACTGACGATCGACCAGGCCGCCGACATGTTCGAACGCCTGGCCCGGAGTAACACCGATGCTTGA